A genomic region of Flavobacteriales bacterium contains the following coding sequences:
- the cyoE gene encoding protoheme IX farnesyltransferase has protein sequence MNRAISISSVSWSAKLVDYHQLAKTRLTFTVVLSAVLGFLIAANAETNYSHLWALIFGGFLVVASSNGLNQIIEKDFDKLMVRTNNRPVAKNRMSVAEAATFCIISGVLGVYILGTYLNTLSGILGLFALLSYAFLYTPLKRISPIAVFVGAFPGAIPPLLGWAAATGSLPLAAWVIFAIQFVWQFPHFWSIAWILDEDYQRAGYRLLPSRMGKDKKTGRLTIWYILVLISISILPFVLGITGIVSLIIAIICGIFFLHQGVKFYKSCSTKDAKRLMFYSIVYNPVVLLAFVLDKI, from the coding sequence GTGAACAGAGCAATATCCATATCGTCAGTGAGTTGGTCGGCCAAATTGGTTGATTACCATCAATTGGCAAAAACCCGCTTAACTTTTACGGTAGTTCTTTCTGCCGTATTGGGCTTTCTTATTGCCGCAAATGCCGAGACAAATTATAGCCATTTGTGGGCATTGATTTTTGGTGGTTTTTTGGTGGTTGCTTCGTCCAATGGGTTGAATCAAATCATTGAAAAAGATTTTGACAAATTAATGGTAAGAACCAACAATCGACCCGTTGCAAAAAATAGGATGTCTGTTGCAGAAGCAGCAACTTTCTGCATTATATCTGGGGTTTTAGGAGTTTATATTTTAGGAACATACCTAAATACTTTAAGTGGTATTTTAGGCCTTTTTGCTCTTTTGAGTTATGCCTTTTTATATACCCCGCTCAAAAGAATAAGCCCCATTGCAGTTTTTGTGGGAGCTTTTCCTGGAGCCATACCACCCCTGTTGGGTTGGGCTGCTGCCACTGGAAGTTTACCGCTTGCTGCATGGGTAATTTTCGCTATTCAATTTGTTTGGCAATTCCCTCATTTTTGGTCTATTGCATGGATTTTGGATGAAGATTATCAGCGTGCAGGATACAGACTTTTACCATCAAGGATGGGAAAAGATAAGAAAACCGGAAGGCTGACAATTTGGTATATTTTAGTTTTGATAAGCATTAGCATTTTACCTTTTGTTTTAGGTATAACGGGCATTGTTTCGCTCATAATTGCTATTATCTGTGGAATCTTTTTTTTACATCAAGGAGTTAAGTTTTATAAATCATGCAGTACAAAAGATGCAAAACGGTTGATGTTTTATTCAATTGTTTACAATCCGGTAGTGTTGCTTGCATTTGTTTTGGATAAGATATAA
- a CDS encoding COX15/CtaA family protein, translating to MFTRRFYDRYCKLTIIGIIFLFFIGGMVRITGAGMGCPDWPKCFGQWVPPTDESQLPDNFEKEFIAKRKIKNSRLADILKTFGFDNKASIVASTNVESIEPFNVRKTYTEYVNRLWGAITGIFALIATLSSFQFWKKQRAVTFFSLLGVLFVAFNGWLGSVVVDTNLLGGIVTIHFLLAFGAITSFMLAYYWGKEVEGKTTVSLKALIIMSVLLSLIQLILGTSVREKIDILAMNGVSIGLDNFGKIGESFTIHRIISFVGLALTILVWQLNRKGTNRPRTSLILLSIVAMILLQILTGVLNIRMSFPAVARLLHIVFGSLTLVGFIYLTIQELKSEILNTDKK from the coding sequence TTGTTTACCCGTCGGTTTTACGATCGATATTGTAAACTCACCATAATAGGGATTATTTTTCTCTTTTTTATAGGGGGAATGGTTCGGATAACGGGTGCAGGAATGGGATGTCCTGATTGGCCAAAATGCTTTGGACAATGGGTTCCTCCGACGGATGAAAGCCAATTGCCAGACAATTTTGAAAAAGAATTTATTGCAAAAAGAAAAATAAAAAATAGCCGTTTGGCAGATATTTTGAAAACATTCGGATTTGATAATAAAGCGTCTATTGTTGCTTCAACAAATGTTGAGAGCATAGAGCCTTTTAATGTCCGAAAAACCTACACCGAATATGTAAACCGTTTGTGGGGTGCCATTACAGGAATATTTGCATTGATTGCCACTTTATCTTCTTTTCAATTTTGGAAAAAACAACGAGCCGTCACTTTCTTCAGCTTATTGGGGGTATTATTTGTGGCCTTTAACGGATGGTTGGGTTCTGTGGTGGTAGATACCAATCTTTTAGGAGGTATTGTAACTATTCATTTTCTCTTGGCTTTTGGGGCAATTACCAGTTTTATGTTGGCCTATTATTGGGGAAAAGAAGTGGAGGGAAAAACCACGGTATCATTGAAAGCATTGATAATAATGTCAGTACTTTTATCTTTAATACAACTAATTCTTGGCACTTCGGTTCGAGAAAAAATTGATATTTTAGCGATGAATGGTGTATCTATTGGCCTCGATAATTTTGGCAAAATAGGGGAGTCTTTTACCATACATCGAATAATATCATTTGTTGGTTTGGCATTAACCATACTTGTTTGGCAACTCAACAGAAAAGGAACGAACAGACCACGCACAAGTTTGATTCTATTGTCGATAGTGGCAATGATTCTACTCCAAATTTTAACTGGAGTTCTTAATATACGAATGAGTTTTCCGGCTGTTGCACGCCTATTGCACATTGTTTTCGGAAGTCTCACTTTGGTTGGTTTCATCTATTTGACAATCCAAGAATTGAAATCAGAAATTCTAAATACCGATAAGAAGTGA